The following coding sequences lie in one Maribacter forsetii DSM 18668 genomic window:
- a CDS encoding purple acid phosphatase family protein → MKTIKFNVMVALLWGAVMYAQEKATFLVQPYLQDANPTEITIMWETSLGEESVVEYGTSPKLGKRANGIANDINFNESRVHEVHLTGLKRFTTYYYQVKTGKLVSNIFQFKTPPFASDNESFNFLAMSDMQIDHQNPDKFSEIVNKGVLPFLKSEYGNDVPDDLAMVLIPGDLVENGAKYEQWQNDFFEPAQNLFAEVPVYPVLGNHERNSNYYFKYFSLPKNGTPAYAEHWWYKDYGNTRIIGLNSNEGYRDSREQFAWLKSLLEETAKNEEIDFVFAQLHHPHKSELWIPGEEESSGKVVKMLEEFTTETGKPSLHFFGHTHGYSRGQSKDHKHLWINVATAGGAIDNWGEFEGRDYDEFSVTQDEYGFVMVEVDGNKDNPKFTIKRISRGNEHVFRENEKTDEITIYANEHKPETPTVVSPKDEIAFTGDMLKAQPFNSSLVNAYHAASHWQISTKKDFGTLVLDSWKQSENWYYLENRQKGDDLTDEPTRRLQPNTNYFWRVRYRDQHLNWSDWSQIQVFKTKN, encoded by the coding sequence ATGAAAACAATAAAATTTAATGTGATGGTTGCCCTTTTGTGGGGAGCTGTAATGTATGCCCAAGAAAAGGCAACTTTTTTAGTTCAGCCTTATTTGCAAGATGCGAACCCTACCGAAATTACCATTATGTGGGAGACATCGTTAGGTGAAGAAAGTGTTGTGGAATATGGCACTTCGCCAAAATTAGGAAAAAGAGCAAACGGAATTGCCAATGATATCAACTTTAATGAATCTCGCGTTCATGAAGTGCACCTAACCGGACTCAAAAGGTTTACTACGTATTATTATCAGGTAAAGACTGGTAAGCTGGTATCCAATATTTTTCAGTTTAAAACTCCTCCATTTGCCAGTGATAACGAATCGTTCAACTTTTTGGCGATGAGCGATATGCAAATAGATCATCAGAATCCAGATAAGTTCAGTGAAATAGTAAATAAAGGAGTGCTTCCTTTTTTAAAGTCGGAATATGGAAATGACGTGCCAGATGATTTGGCCATGGTATTGATTCCCGGAGATTTGGTGGAAAACGGAGCAAAATATGAGCAATGGCAGAATGACTTCTTTGAGCCCGCGCAAAACCTATTTGCTGAAGTGCCGGTGTATCCTGTATTGGGAAATCATGAACGAAACTCCAACTATTATTTCAAGTATTTCAGTCTACCAAAGAACGGTACGCCTGCATATGCAGAACATTGGTGGTATAAAGATTATGGCAATACGAGAATCATCGGGCTAAATTCTAATGAAGGTTATCGTGATAGCAGAGAACAATTTGCATGGTTAAAATCCTTACTCGAAGAGACGGCAAAGAATGAGGAAATCGATTTTGTATTCGCCCAGCTACATCATCCACATAAATCAGAATTATGGATTCCTGGTGAAGAAGAATCCTCAGGTAAAGTGGTAAAAATGTTAGAAGAGTTCACAACCGAAACCGGTAAACCCAGTTTGCACTTTTTTGGTCATACGCATGGGTATTCTAGAGGTCAATCAAAAGATCATAAACACTTATGGATAAATGTTGCCACTGCAGGTGGCGCTATTGATAATTGGGGGGAATTTGAAGGCAGGGATTATGATGAATTCAGTGTAACCCAAGATGAATATGGTTTTGTTATGGTTGAGGTAGATGGTAACAAAGACAATCCTAAATTTACGATCAAAAGAATTAGCCGTGGTAATGAGCATGTGTTCAGGGAAAATGAAAAGACCGATGAAATTACCATTTACGCAAACGAGCATAAACCGGAAACACCAACGGTGGTTTCACCTAAAGATGAAATTGCATTTACGGGCGATATGTTAAAGGCGCAACCGTTCAATAGTTCATTAGTTAATGCCTATCATGCAGCATCTCACTGGCAAATATCCACAAAAAAAGATTTTGGTACATTGGTGTTGGATAGCTGGAAACAGTCTGAAAACTGGTATTACTTAGAAAACCGTCAAAAAGGAGATGATTTGACCGATGAACCTACCAGAAGATTGCAACCAAATACCAATTACTTTTGGCGCGTACGTTATCGTGATCAACATCTAAATTGGAGTGATTGGTCGCAAATACAGGTATTTAAAACCAAAAACTAA
- a CDS encoding phosphoglyceromutase: protein MKLFVNTLLVLVFFASTQVIAQEDKQPNVFLITLDGVRWQDVFTGIDMNLLNSDYTQNKELLTEKFLGQSEEENRKMLMPFFWNTIAEKGQLYGNRNKGSNVDLTNKMLFSYPGYNEILTGKADDANIDSNDKNYNKNVTVLELANSQDEYKDKVAAFASWDVFPFIINDKRSGVPVNAGYMDAVGELNEKEKFLNEIQRQAPIVWESVRLDVFTHHFAKEYVKKNHPKLVYISYGETDDFAHGGQFDFYMKSLQNTDALISDLWSYVQNDDFYKDNTYFIITTDHGRGEGAQEDSKWTSHGTDVKGAEHTWIAILGPNVNPVGEVSNGQLFADQIAPTVVKILSLKSDDKSMSAKPINLK from the coding sequence ATGAAACTATTTGTAAATACCCTTTTAGTACTAGTATTTTTTGCTTCGACCCAAGTTATAGCTCAAGAAGATAAACAGCCTAATGTGTTTTTAATTACTTTGGATGGTGTACGTTGGCAAGATGTTTTTACGGGCATTGATATGAACTTGTTAAATAGCGATTACACCCAAAATAAAGAGTTGCTTACTGAAAAATTCCTTGGACAATCTGAAGAGGAAAATAGAAAAATGTTGATGCCATTTTTTTGGAATACCATTGCAGAAAAAGGGCAACTGTATGGAAATAGAAATAAAGGTAGTAATGTAGATCTTACGAATAAAATGTTGTTCTCATATCCGGGCTATAATGAAATATTAACGGGTAAGGCAGACGATGCAAACATAGATAGTAACGATAAAAATTATAATAAGAACGTAACGGTTTTAGAATTGGCAAACAGCCAAGATGAATATAAGGACAAAGTAGCAGCCTTCGCTAGTTGGGATGTTTTTCCGTTCATCATAAATGATAAAAGAAGTGGGGTACCGGTTAATGCCGGTTATATGGATGCTGTTGGAGAATTGAATGAAAAAGAGAAATTTTTGAATGAAATACAGCGTCAGGCACCGATTGTTTGGGAAAGTGTTCGCTTAGATGTTTTTACACATCACTTTGCGAAGGAGTATGTTAAAAAGAATCATCCGAAACTGGTATATATTTCCTATGGTGAAACCGATGATTTTGCACATGGAGGACAATTTGATTTCTACATGAAATCTTTACAAAATACAGATGCGTTGATTTCCGATTTATGGAGCTATGTACAGAACGATGATTTTTATAAAGACAATACTTATTTTATAATTACCACAGATCACGGTAGGGGAGAAGGTGCGCAAGAAGATTCAAAATGGACAAGTCACGGTACAGATGTAAAAGGAGCCGAGCACACTTGGATCGCTATTTTGGGACCAAATGTAAATCCTGTTGGTGAAGTGAGCAATGGTCAACTATTTGCAGATCAGATAGCACCAACGGTAGTTAAAATCCTAAGCTTAAAATCGGATGATAAGTCAATGTCGGCAAAGCCCATAAACTTAAAATAA
- a CDS encoding SIMPL domain-containing protein, with product MRKISYILLLTLFGITAMQAQINTNAKTVTVTASAPLEKTIVKYRVKATLSMDQVYYADTRVENLEQLKKQYFQELKDLNIDTAIFQEKEMEYFSLGYQRDGTILYYETDSKELAMKLLKTNLLGVQLQFQVKQIVSSGNNKMAINAALENAQTYATELCKTIHTNLGEIKAISSSSNYNDDWTSFYADYQEQLTVNVEYHMN from the coding sequence ATGAGAAAAATTAGCTACATCCTATTATTGACCCTTTTTGGAATTACCGCTATGCAAGCACAGATCAACACAAATGCAAAAACCGTAACTGTTACTGCCAGTGCCCCTTTAGAAAAAACAATTGTAAAATACCGTGTTAAAGCCACACTAAGTATGGATCAAGTATATTATGCAGACACCAGAGTAGAAAACCTAGAACAGTTAAAAAAACAATACTTTCAAGAACTGAAAGATTTAAATATTGACACGGCTATCTTTCAAGAAAAAGAAATGGAATATTTTTCTTTAGGATATCAACGAGATGGTACTATCTTATACTATGAGACCGACTCTAAAGAGTTAGCCATGAAATTATTAAAAACTAATTTATTAGGCGTACAACTACAATTTCAAGTAAAACAAATAGTATCGTCAGGGAATAATAAAATGGCAATAAACGCTGCATTGGAAAATGCACAAACGTATGCTACTGAACTATGTAAAACCATACACACCAATTTAGGTGAAATTAAAGCTATTAGCAGTAGTTCTAATTATAATGATGATTGGACAAGTTTTTATGCAGACTACCAAGAACAACTAACGGTCAACGTTGAATACCACATGAATTAG
- a CDS encoding response regulator, translating into MKIDTVCIIDDDPICVYGTKILLNHNNFMSADILVYEDGDEALTNLTAQLNKGQQMPDVILLDLNMPIMDGWGFLDEFSKLPLKNKPQVYIVSSMYGENEMKRAKDYELVRDFITKPLISKNLNDILTMSKISIT; encoded by the coding sequence ATGAAAATAGATACAGTTTGTATTATAGATGACGACCCTATTTGCGTATATGGTACTAAAATACTTTTGAATCATAATAATTTTATGAGTGCTGATATTCTTGTTTATGAGGATGGAGATGAAGCGCTAACTAATTTAACCGCCCAATTGAACAAAGGGCAGCAAATGCCAGATGTTATATTACTGGATCTTAACATGCCCATAATGGATGGCTGGGGTTTTTTGGATGAATTTTCAAAATTACCACTAAAGAACAAACCTCAAGTGTATATTGTTAGTTCTATGTACGGCGAAAATGAAATGAAAAGGGCAAAAGATTATGAGTTGGTTCGTGATTTTATCACAAAACCATTGATCTCAAAAAATTTGAATGACATTCTTACTATGAGTAAAATTTCAATAACATGA
- a CDS encoding leucine-rich repeat domain-containing protein, whose protein sequence is MPNTNETPQFDFFEIDASFEAIKKSASYPEDFYYEIFVIAKTTANKEIRTECTKIIKKQAPENLQEAFKSRKKISQKGGVKSVDSRLVAMLEYGLLSDELDLYKLHSLLFKEPELGLFNFTKNFLDRLVEHPNILGRFNGIQKLEISLKDEGNTYNSILMYLPQLRSLKELEIKADFEQLPKELGNLKNLKQMKLNMPYLKQIPTSIGKLKALEEFNFKGGYSFGGNDTNTHLKDFNWLSHLTSLKVLKLQNVGVEDLSEVVFPSTLNKIDLFGLDELTALPKEMKNLPKLEKFKVVSDSLETLPTGFEAMPELQLYELIAPKITTISADFFFGFESKPNLVTKIGNRNVDIAPMTKKSTRKELVLDTPKLLNYVLDNAEFFPELTTISIDCEAPETKHTNTLAAFKNLANITFKLVPNLDWIFDEINESETIESITLYKNTSYAIPVDEAPSSAIVPIVLSKIEKLKQFTVQFENHLELNTDALPIHTEQLTIKGLKGIVPGKMKRSATQVYVENTPIFDLKAFYNVLDAEQMDLGKNNSYIADELGFGFLKNPENIKKYEYTGPATNVAELLKTCPNLECLFIEFPEDKPGFCAGLSGYKNLKLKSLQINNYKGDSASLQSVLEQTPNLEHLELRECTGINHFPEVSLNKLKILELYSCDVQTVAALMVPKIEAFKVNFCDDFGYEAIETITHWKTLKYLWLEHISKEMKTYPEAIATLNLDTLRISGKYSEREIPKWIGTMKSLRVLAIEGFKQVTLPIELATLTQLEVLSITGCEFQERIPEEFTSLNLKKLIYWTSKFSGSNMKYELYEPLIGKCITQRYLDDNDKITPFKLANKEVLNGF, encoded by the coding sequence ATGCCGAATACAAACGAAACTCCTCAATTCGATTTTTTTGAGATAGATGCATCTTTTGAAGCAATTAAAAAGAGTGCCAGCTACCCTGAAGATTTTTACTATGAAATTTTTGTTATAGCAAAAACCACGGCTAACAAAGAAATTAGAACGGAGTGTACCAAAATTATAAAAAAGCAAGCACCGGAGAATTTACAGGAGGCATTTAAAAGCCGAAAAAAGATAAGTCAAAAAGGAGGTGTGAAATCCGTAGATTCCAGATTGGTTGCTATGTTGGAATACGGATTACTTTCTGATGAACTAGACCTATATAAACTACACTCGTTATTATTCAAAGAACCCGAATTAGGACTATTCAATTTCACCAAAAACTTTTTAGACCGTTTGGTAGAACACCCGAATATATTAGGCAGATTTAACGGGATTCAAAAATTAGAAATCTCTCTAAAAGATGAGGGAAACACCTATAATTCTATTCTAATGTATTTGCCACAATTGAGGAGCTTAAAAGAATTGGAAATAAAGGCAGATTTTGAGCAACTACCAAAAGAGTTGGGCAACCTAAAGAACTTGAAGCAAATGAAGCTGAACATGCCTTACCTAAAGCAAATACCTACTTCAATAGGTAAACTAAAAGCACTAGAAGAATTCAACTTTAAAGGAGGTTACTCTTTTGGAGGCAATGATACCAATACCCATTTAAAAGATTTCAATTGGCTCTCACACCTCACAAGTTTAAAAGTGCTAAAGCTGCAAAATGTAGGAGTAGAAGATTTGTCTGAAGTTGTATTTCCATCCACTTTGAACAAGATAGATTTGTTCGGTTTAGATGAGCTTACAGCATTGCCAAAGGAAATGAAAAACCTGCCGAAACTAGAAAAATTTAAAGTAGTTTCAGACAGTTTAGAAACCTTGCCAACAGGGTTTGAAGCAATGCCAGAGTTACAGCTGTATGAGCTTATAGCCCCTAAAATAACAACCATTTCTGCAGATTTCTTTTTTGGTTTTGAATCGAAACCGAATTTGGTTACAAAAATTGGCAACCGCAATGTAGACATTGCACCAATGACCAAGAAATCAACACGAAAAGAATTGGTTTTAGATACCCCCAAATTGCTTAATTATGTTTTGGACAATGCGGAGTTTTTTCCAGAATTGACCACCATTTCAATTGATTGCGAAGCTCCGGAAACAAAGCATACAAACACCTTGGCAGCATTTAAAAACCTAGCCAACATAACCTTTAAACTAGTACCCAACTTAGATTGGATTTTTGATGAAATAAATGAATCGGAAACAATAGAAAGCATCACCCTGTATAAAAACACTTCGTATGCCATACCTGTAGACGAAGCACCTAGTTCGGCAATTGTACCCATAGTACTTTCTAAAATTGAAAAGCTAAAACAATTCACCGTTCAGTTCGAGAATCATTTGGAATTAAACACAGATGCATTGCCAATACATACAGAGCAGCTGACCATAAAAGGTTTAAAAGGAATTGTTCCTGGAAAAATGAAACGCTCGGCAACTCAAGTGTATGTTGAAAATACTCCTATATTCGATTTAAAAGCATTTTATAATGTTTTGGATGCCGAACAGATGGACTTAGGTAAAAACAACTCCTATATCGCAGATGAATTGGGATTCGGGTTTCTTAAAAATCCAGAGAATATTAAGAAGTACGAATATACCGGTCCCGCTACAAACGTTGCGGAGCTGTTAAAAACTTGTCCGAATTTAGAGTGCCTGTTTATTGAGTTCCCCGAAGATAAACCAGGATTCTGCGCGGGACTTTCTGGTTATAAAAACTTAAAATTAAAATCCTTACAAATTAATAATTACAAAGGAGATAGTGCCTCATTGCAGTCAGTTTTGGAGCAAACTCCCAATCTTGAACATCTGGAGCTAAGAGAGTGCACAGGAATCAATCATTTTCCAGAGGTGAGTCTGAACAAGTTAAAAATACTAGAGCTATACAGCTGTGATGTTCAAACCGTAGCTGCCTTAATGGTTCCAAAAATAGAAGCCTTTAAAGTTAATTTCTGTGATGATTTTGGATATGAAGCCATTGAGACCATAACTCATTGGAAAACCTTAAAATACCTTTGGTTAGAACATATATCCAAAGAAATGAAAACCTACCCAGAAGCAATAGCCACTTTAAATCTGGATACTCTTCGTATCAGTGGTAAATACAGCGAAAGAGAAATTCCAAAATGGATTGGCACAATGAAATCGCTTCGTGTTTTGGCAATAGAAGGTTTTAAACAAGTCACGCTACCCATAGAATTAGCAACGCTCACCCAATTGGAAGTTTTGAGTATAACTGGTTGTGAATTTCAAGAGCGCATACCGGAAGAGTTCACCAGTCTTAATTTAAAGAAATTGATTTACTGGACCTCTAAATTTTCGGGTAGTAATATGAAATATGAACTATACGAGCCACTTATAGGCAAGTGTATTACTCAAAGATATTTGGATGATAATGATAAAATAACTCCATTTAAACTTGCTAACAAAGAAGTTTTAAATGGTTTCTAA
- the pbfA gene encoding (R)-1-hydroxy-2-aminoethylphosphonate ammonia-lyase, producing the protein MKREQDKLLNKRTEGDINLTAGRKEWHETITDPKTLKLLEKDARYFFHQALSTPCLDVLGDCNGAHIENISGKRYLDFHGNNVHQLGFSHPKLVKRLTEQLQGLSFSTRRYTNEPAIKFAEKLASLLPSDLNRVLMTPNGSSAIGIALKLARAITGKFKVVSFWDSFHGASLDAISVGGEAVFREYMGPMMPGVERIPPPVTYRGIFEGNEAKCLQYLEYVFAKEGDIGAFVAETVRNTDVQLPSVEFWQEARTLCDKYGVVLILDEIPIALGRTGKMFAFEHYDIEPDILCLGKGLGGGIFPQACIVTRDRYNTFPDISLGHYTHEKSPLGAMAALTTLEIIEDEKILHKVAGDSLNMCTSMTILKEKYELIGDIRGRGLLWGVELVTDRETKEKAVQQAEQVMYECLKNGLSFKVSAGNVLQLAPALTISRKELKEALLILENALDSVSK; encoded by the coding sequence ATGAAGCGAGAACAAGATAAACTACTGAACAAGCGTACCGAAGGCGATATTAATCTGACGGCAGGGAGGAAAGAATGGCATGAAACCATTACCGATCCTAAAACCTTAAAGCTTTTGGAAAAAGATGCGCGTTACTTTTTTCATCAAGCATTATCTACTCCGTGCTTAGATGTGCTCGGTGATTGTAACGGCGCGCATATAGAAAATATATCTGGTAAGCGATATCTTGATTTTCATGGTAACAATGTGCATCAATTAGGGTTTTCGCATCCTAAATTGGTAAAGCGTTTAACCGAGCAATTACAGGGCTTATCTTTTTCTACCCGAAGATATACGAACGAGCCTGCTATAAAATTTGCAGAGAAGCTCGCCTCCTTACTTCCTTCAGATTTAAATCGGGTATTAATGACCCCAAATGGTAGTTCGGCAATCGGGATTGCCCTAAAACTGGCACGAGCCATTACGGGCAAGTTTAAAGTGGTCTCTTTCTGGGATTCTTTTCATGGCGCTTCTTTAGATGCGATCAGTGTTGGTGGGGAAGCTGTTTTTAGGGAGTATATGGGTCCCATGATGCCGGGTGTTGAACGCATTCCGCCACCAGTAACCTATCGTGGAATTTTTGAAGGTAATGAAGCCAAATGTTTGCAGTATTTAGAATATGTTTTCGCCAAAGAAGGTGATATTGGAGCCTTTGTTGCCGAAACCGTCAGAAATACCGATGTGCAATTACCTTCGGTGGAATTTTGGCAAGAGGCACGTACTTTATGCGATAAATACGGAGTGGTACTTATTTTAGATGAAATTCCCATCGCCTTGGGTAGAACAGGTAAAATGTTCGCTTTTGAGCATTATGACATTGAACCAGATATTCTTTGTTTGGGCAAAGGATTGGGCGGCGGAATTTTTCCTCAGGCATGTATCGTTACCAGAGATAGGTATAACACATTCCCAGATATTTCATTGGGTCATTATACCCATGAGAAAAGTCCGTTAGGTGCCATGGCAGCTTTAACTACCTTAGAAATTATTGAGGACGAAAAAATCTTGCATAAGGTTGCCGGTGACTCGCTTAACATGTGTACATCAATGACCATATTAAAAGAAAAGTATGAACTGATCGGTGACATACGTGGTCGAGGTCTACTGTGGGGTGTTGAATTGGTTACCGATAGGGAAACAAAAGAAAAGGCGGTGCAGCAAGCAGAACAGGTAATGTACGAATGCCTTAAAAACGGATTGAGTTTTAAGGTGTCTGCCGGCAACGTACTACAGTTGGCGCCAGCTTTGACCATCTCAAGAAAAGAATTAAAAGAAGCTTTACTAATTTTAGAAAATGCACTGGATAGTGTGAGTAAATAG